The Prunus dulcis chromosome 3, ALMONDv2, whole genome shotgun sequence genome segment tttctttctttttagatattttgttttgggttcttacaatctaccccccttataaaaatttcgtcctcgaaatttgcATTTTTGTCCTTCCAGGAGGACAGAAGAACTGCTCCTGCATTGGCTACTCGGGTTACTACACTGCACAAATCACTGAAAGCTAATTACTTTCCCTTCCAAAAATCTGAACTGCTTGTTATCTACAcgttttataatttctttagGTCCAATCCAGCTAGGATTTGGCTCCCTGACTTCCTTAAATCTCATTTCACCTTCCTCCGACGATAACTATTGAGAATACTTAGCTGAAGATCATTCTTCTAATATCTGCCTAACTCCTTGTCAATTTCGGATTACTTAACAGTCTTTTTCTGCTTAATTCAATCAGGTTCTTTATTTCCTACAATACCTCCAGCTTTCAATGAACCTTACTTAACATTCCATTTTCATACTTGGGTGATCCATACTATATCTCGAGTAAGGCATCTATTAGAAACATTTAATCCAAGGAAATCCAATAACTGTTACTTAAGGCATACTCTCAAACCAGCATCTTTTTATTCACATCGTCCTGAAGTTGTAGTACGTTATGTTCCCATAACCTTCCCAAACTTTGAGTCATTTTCTTAAACTGGTCATCTATCTAGAGTAACTTGTGGTATTAAACTGAAATCAAGGCCCAAAAGCTTCTTTTTACCTGAGTCCAGCTGAAATCTAACCTGGATTCCTAATTCTAAACTATAGAGACTGGTATTCCACTAGTAGGGCCTAGAACGGTTCCTACCACGTCTGGCACACTAGAGCAACTTCTCCTGTTAGAGCTTATCAACACCTGTCTCTCCACACTTTTGGCCACACCAGCCttaaaacaattttcaaaattaccaTCCTAGCTGGTTTCTCTACTGACACTAGCTCCAATTCGATGGCCTCCAAGCCTACGGTCGTTCGATGACGGAAAACTGTAATCACCACTGTAGTATCTCTTTTGATCTCTTCCTGATTAAGATTATCTCTCTCCAAATACTGTGTACAAAATGCACCCCATAGTCTGCCCCTTATCTGACTGGGACAGACATCACCACAAACTAATCACAATACCTGGGATGGAGGCTTTTTAACCTTAACGCAACCAGATACTACTTCTTACTTTCCGATCTCTATTGGTAGAACACAGtacgtgaaacctttttctcgTATTCGAGTTTAACCATTATCCTCTATTCTGTTACAAAAACTCCTGTATTCACACCTTCTGTAGACTTATGAATGAGATTGACTATCATATTCTGTTCCCAAACTGCTTACTCCATATGAGTCAGAAGATTTTAACATCACTTCTTAACCAAATCCTTCCCAAAACTTTATTCTCCTGTGGAACAACCAAGATCTCTATAACCTGTTATATTCCTTCAACTCAATCCTCTTTTGTTATTAGATACCATTATTATTCCAATTTATAGTTCTTACTCCTGTTTACTTGATCCACCCATCCCGCGGATGGATCCCTGGTTGACTATAGCCTGGACTAACCTCTCCAGGGTCTACTGAGTGTTAGAATCTCCCTGCCTATTAGATACAGTAGATACAGCTCCTTACAAACCTCTCACAAGAGATTACTCTGCCGGTTCAGATACCGACGCAGCTCCTGTCTGACTTAGGAATTTCATTCCCTTACGTCGGGATAACTATCTAATTTTCCtacggataccaccaccatttgggcccaacttgaGAAGAGAACGAGGATGCACAAagtgcgaagtctacaggaagtaaaacctatgctctgataccaaattgacaggacccgacccaattttcactttggaactcgagccaagtcctgtgcgtgtccgacacctggcaaatgtcgggcacaaatgacctttttacccttcttacttcaaattctctttaaaatttccgtagacttctgccaaaaattcggcagagtctcccctgtattttgaccattccCAAAAcgtttcacctgtcaaacaatctcagaaaccctaccaacagccagactaagtcaacaaacagattccaaactcagttccttatgttcaacatgatatcagagcattttctagggttttcaaggttgcaaggattctgcaaaactttaccttggcgcggaaactatgattggcccggtggtggatcccgcgtgcgtctacagcctgggggtgaaaacagtttgaagatgtgagtggaccaacataagaattcttgaaaacagtttaataatcaaaataacccTCTCTATagaaattgttaaataaaatacGTCTACGCACCTTCCATTTAAAGCTtactaaactcaaagcattccatataaatcataatcaaactcgataaattttattcaaaagcactgaaatcaaggttgtataaaacactgaaatcaaatttgtatatgagcactgtactcaaaccttgtataactgaacaaactgtataaatgtattaatgcCTGAAAAAGCGGAGAAGCTGATGTAAAATAACTGAAGGTCATAATTAAATACGGTAAaaccaaaatcctttgaaaataccacctatttgtacccctgtcataaccgtcaattccctggcaggtctcgggcgtcacacaggctacccgagccgcaaactggcgaaatcaggggactatgatcagcctgtcccgccggcagattcctcgatgacaccaagtcaactcgagtcgctctggcaggatgcaggggaccgtagtcagcctgatccgcaatcctggcaggtctcggggacacagagtcagccgagccgcaatcctggcaggtctcgggacaccaaatctgccgagccgcaaatcctggcactcacggtccgagcgtccccgaaactcgtgaggcaaagtcaagtgcactgactgaactataatcagactggatgtccgtagacatcggtccgactctgggtaatcaccataaagaaaatgggtacgaggtgggtttaaaatagattcctttagaaaatccAGTTAAAACTGAAACCTCAGATTCTGCTGCTGTCTCATTTAATTTCAagctcaaactctgtttctataacttataaataagcagcacagatttataaaattgttactgtactgatcatattCAGAACTGCAGTAAAACTtgctcaagatcaaataagaaatttattcaataaaCTCATTTctgaaaacttatttatataaaatcaatataaactcatttataaaacttatttatatacaagcacatcaaatcatttatgaaatctgatttaggaaagaaggtccactcacagatggtccgagctacttcgaccccTCGAAGATCTCTTTTGCACTTCTGCcgagctcctggtgcctgattaccccgaaagattaaattaataaactgctgaaataaaacgaatttcaactaaacaccctgcccccggctcctagaaatacgtgcttttcaatttacaaaaatactcctatgcccacattagccttttcggACAGTTGGACCAGGTTTGGGAGGTCCgatactcagctaagcgataactgtcagatcggccgacccgggacccgtNNNNNNNNNNNtctccgatggccaatctggaNNNNNNNNNNNNNNNNNNNNNNaacgggaaccatgttctgcgaatttggtccgaaNNNNNNNNNNNNNNNNNNNNNNNNNNNNNNNNNNNNNNNNNNNctaaccctagccccagggttcgcgattccggagtatccgggNNNNNNNNNNNNNNNNNNNNNNNNNNNNNNNNNNNNNNNNNNNNNgtagaccgacatatccaaaattcagcgcgatccaacgattacacgacactgcacccacggatcgcgcgatatggaaaattcgttcggggctcaaacggactccgaatcgagatccgcgaaagcccacgcgctcgtgaagacacgaggacctcaaaactggccagagccataccaccaccctggcccacgcgctgctacacgcgcgggcagatcgggtgtccaaagcgattcgggtgtgccgaaaaatcgtggaaccgagactccaaactcctaccctaggtaaaacaccctatttggagtcacttttgttcttggaccacccccaaaaagtagccggaaacagtagtttcgaagggccaaAGTTTCTGCCAAacttcaagttgaaaatcgagtgattTAGAGACGCAATCGATCAAAGCCCAGCCTACCATCAGatagaacatgaaaaataggtgagaatccatacctcactcgaaagatttggtgaagaattgagagagataTTCGAACTGAAAGTTCGAACACCACCGTCGGCAAAAATGGCCGGGTCCGGCCAAGATCCGGCGTGCGCAGGGCTGGGGTCGGTCGGGAAATGTCGGCTGGCGAGCTGCGGTTCCAACGGGACCGGTGCCGGAGATCGAGTCGCGGTGTGGTGGCGGCTAGGTCGGCTGGAAGGGGAGGAGGTCGCGGGTGGGGTGCAGtcggaaggagagagagaaaatgacgcgggggagagagagaaacagggataaaaatctgatttttgtctaaattaccattttgcccttcgcaatgttttgatcgtaatttcttcgttaaaactccgattcgggtctactctgtgtctacggactcgtttcgccgtgctctacNCAACGGTGCAAACGAAATTCCNGAATTCATTtttgatcaaaaagtcacatTTTNCCCctttaaataatgcgagggcaaaattgtcttttcgctaaaagatattttccttactttttagatattttctttctttttagatattttgttttgggttcttacatatTGTAACTAAATGATTCAGGCATATGTGAGTAATAGTGACACCgggattttttttccaataacACCCAAATATCATTCGCAACAGATGAAATGTACTTGTTGATGCATTGTTTATCAAATATTTGGTTAGAGAAAATTCCGAGTGAAGTGAATTTGATAAAGTTGAACCACGTTTTCAACATTGGATGACCGAAGTCGGCTTCCAGGGGAAAAAGATGTAAGCATCATCTTCTCATGATCATCAAAGTATGGAATATTATGattgcattttgatttttttagcTGCCAAGATGGACTGCTTTGAGAGCCAATATTCCTCGAGAACCTAACCCCAAGCTGGTTCATGTATAAGTGAGGCACAGCTAGCTCTCTATCTCAGCAGCAAGGCAAGACAGATTTGCACTCCCTTATTAGAcacttcactttcttcttgcATTATGATTGTGatgtaacatatatatatatatatatatatatatgcatgctaGCTAGCgttagctctctctctctctctctctctctctctctctctctctgtgcatgAATTGAATGCGCCAGAACACTTATTTGAAaagcaaacaccaaaaatCTACTGCTTTAGATACTGATAGTAGGCGCCTGCAAAGAAAGATTTTTGGTTTGTCATGCACTCATGGCTAATGGTCCCATTCCTATTATTTTCCACGCGTTTCTTTTAAGATTTCCCAATTGCAAACAAATGAAAGCAAATAGTGCCAgctttctcttatttttttgttggtttggtCCCCCCACCTCAGCTCGATTTTTGGTTGGTGAACGAAAATAGTGGAAGTCAGTGAGAAACTAAGGACAGTCCACTCAATAGTCGGCCCATGTTTGATTATAAACAGTTTTGATTCTCTGCGTTGGCCCATctttaacttttttgtttttttggtttgaggGATTtactattataatttatacccaatataggagttcaaattataaaaaaaatcttatatgaaatagactttagaaacgcacccaaaactcatttaaaacataacaaaaagacttttaacttcttttaaattacaaaactgccattaatttcttaaaacaaactcaaccctaaaacctcataaaaaagcccaaaacaagtatcaaagtaatttaataatcaaaattaaattaaatagggtcagctatcattttttgggtttgtttatagaaattaaatgatatatggcttatttataattttagtgctaagaatgagtatatgattatatatatatatatataggtctGAAACTTTTTGGTGTTTATAGCTACTAGGCTTGGTAAACAAACTGTAAAAGCCAACAAGATCTAACTCAATTGAAAACAACCTTCATTTTCAGATCAGTAATCTCGGACTCGAACCACCATGGCGCCTTGGCACATAATTTGTACAACCTTAAATCTAGTTGGACACAATTGATATTTATTTGGATTTCCAATATTGTAGATTTCAATTGGTTTGATTAATAGAGTATAGGGTGAAGCATTAGTCTAAGGATTTCAGACAACAGAGAGAGCCTTACATGATCGAAAACAATCGTTTGCTTTTGTCTTTCAATAAACATATCTTTCTAAGCAATTACATATTGTGAACCAACAGTTGATCAATAGCGATGAAATTGTACACTGAACCATTTAAGAAAATGTTGCATAAACGATACAGCCTTCTGAAAAAGCAAATTGGCATTCACACTATGTCTTGATATATATACCTTTTTTTCCCCACCCATTTCATTTTCCCTCTCCATGAagttttaatgaaaattaatcTGCTGTTTGCACACCTTATTATCCCAACAATACCTTTAAAACCCCAGTTTCTTTTCCTTGAACTTTAAATCATCCATGGAAGCCTGCACTCATGTGCAATAATTTCTTGTCATTGCCTGCATAATGTCTTGAAGGCCAACGCCATTTAACATGGACAGTAGAGCATCCTTTGATCATATTCGGTCGCTTAAGACTCAAAAAAGTGCCAACgcatgaaaattgaaaaataccTTGNCTGAGCACACTTCTGTTGTTATAGTCTGGCCATGTCCGGATAGAATGTCGACGATCTTTCCATCCTTGANGGATTTGGACTGGCCGCAGCAAATATTTGAcagatttctttttctatctGATAGTTCTTCGGATTCCCTTAACAGTTTGATAGAAAAGGATTTATTCCAATGCTCGTATTTTCAACTGNTTTTGACTGCAGTTTACTTGTATCAGAAAAATGCTTTCTGTTGTACTGTTGTAGTGTNTATATGCAAGTATCTCAAGTCACTTGTTCCTTTCTGTTGATTTGAGTCACTTTGAAATCCTTAAGTTAAGACCTAATCACCAGACCAACCAAATTTGACTTAAACCACTATTTTCCAACAACTTGCTCCAATCATCTCTTTCGGCGATCCTTCGAAGATTTATTGAATTCACTAACTAGCGAAGTGTAAGAAGCATAATCAAGAACAAGCCCTTTTCCACTCCGTAGCTTATCAAAGTCCTCAGGGTTTCCATGCTTGCAATGCCCTTCTAAGAGAATGTTGTATGTAATGTCATCTGGAGCCACCCCCAAATTAATCATAGCATCCAAAAGCATATTAGCATTTTTCATCTGTCCTAGCTTGCATAGTCCATTCATAAGCGCATTATAGGTTACAACACTAGGTACATAGCCATCACCCTGCATCTCCTTGAGCAACTTAAAACCCATCTTAACATCACCCTTCTTGCAAAACCCGTCAATGATCATCGTATATGTGGCATCATCAGGTTTCATGCCAGAATTTAACATCTCCCTCAACGTTCTTTCAGCGTCAAGTGTTTTTCCTTCTCTACACAATCCCGAAATAAGGGCTGTGAAAGCTACATTGTCAAGCTCAATCCCTTGTTTAATCATTCCCTTCCTTATCTCTAGAGCCGATTGTAGATCTCCTTCTTTGCAGCATCCATCAATAAGCGTAGTATAAGTGATCGTGTCAGGCTTCAAACCTGCTATATTCATCTCCTCAATAAGCTTCCTCGCTTCTTTCAAATCTCCAACTTTGCAAAGGCCATTTATGAGTGTATTATATGTAATTACATCTGGTTTGATACCAATCCCCAACATTTTCTGATACACTTCCATTGCCAAATCAATTCTTCCATTCTTACACTGCCCATCAATCAAAGTAGTATATGTGACATTATTCGGAACCAAACCCCTCTCAcacatttcatcaaacaacaaatttgCATCGTCCAACCTAAGCTCCTTGCACAGCCCATTGATCAAAACACTGTAAGTAAATACATCAGGACGTGTTCTGCTTTCCTCCATATCTCTCTTCAACCTAAAACACTCCTCCAGATTCCTAGACTTACAATACCCATTAATCAAAGTATTGAAACTAACTACAGTCGGAAGCAGACCCCGTTTCCCAATTTCATCGAACACCAACTGGGCTTCTCTAATTTCACCTTCTTTACACAATTTGTGCATCAAAACATTGAAATTATACACTTTTGGTGGAAACCCAGAATCCAAAATCTCCAAATAAAATCCCCAAGCCACAACGGGCGAGTTCAACTTGAGCATCTTATCAAGCAAACAGCCGCAAGCATGAAATGGGATTCGAAAATTATGCTTCCTAAGCAATCTAAAGCACTGGCATGCGtcagaaacaaaaccacaaTCCACGTACGCATTCATCAAAGCATCAAATACATAATTGGACTGGTGAGTACCTCTAGTTTCGAGAATGGAAGCGAAGACGGAGGATGCAGTCTCCTTGCCTTTGCGAGAAACGACGATTCGTAGGAGGGACTGAGCTTGGAGATACATTCGGTGAGCGCAGAGGAAGTGGGCCATTGTGCAATAGGATTGGATGTTGTGGCGAAACGTGGGGTGAGAAGAGAGCCAGTTGAagaaggagaggagagagagaggggagagagagtgggGGTTGAGGTTGATGAGGTTGATAACGTCACGGGCTGTGAGGGAAGGGAGGAGCTTTCTGAGAGAGGAGTCCAGAGGCTGAGAGTTTTGGGTGGTGGTTTTAATGGCGTCGGAGATGGCTGAGAGCTTTGGGTCTTCATTGTGAGGTGTTGGTGGTTGGTTGTACCAAGCGGTTGTGGTGGCGGTGGAGAAGCATAAGCAGTAATAGCAATTGTGAGTGTGGGGGGAAGAGAGAAAGCAAAGGCTCCTCCTTGGGATTTTGAAGACAGCCATGCTTGTTCGAGTCTGTTGCTTGCCATCTGCTTAAGAGCTTCCCagctcctttttgtttttatttatttaattttttatccTAAACTTTTTATCATAAAACATTCATGAGGTTAATGAAACTATAAGGTTGCGTTTGTGCTCATAAGTAGTACTAGCTGTTAGTTTCCatccaaaaaattgttaaattgttGATGTAGCACATTTAGATCCAATGATATCATGCCACAtgaattaaaagtaaaaaatactAGGCATACCACATTTATATAACACATTGTGTACCACCTTTCTAACAAAAGTGAGTCCCATTGTATTGGTGGGCTCCTCATttattagagaggtggtacacaatgtaatatataaatatggtAAGCAGCTATTATCCTTAAAAAGTATAAGTATGAGCATGTGCAcgaacatttttttattataaaaagagTATAAATTAACTTTGATAAATTTAACGCTCACCAATAGGGTTGGGCATAAAGACCAGAAAACTGGAACACCGAGCAGCACATGTAGGGGCAAATATTTTGGCAACCAATCGTGGGACACCACGTGGACAATGAGAATATGCATTAGGTCAACAATTGTGCTCCATTTAATTGGTCAATTGTTTAGAGTTAAAATAGAGATAATACCATAAATTAGAGATTAGATCTTCATTAAATCTTTAATTGATTCAATCTCTCCatttaaaggagagaataattcccttTGTTGTAAACTAAATAGATTATGGAGAGAATTGAGATGGAGAGAAGGCATAGAAGCCTAATATTTTCATTGAATGTTTTCTCTGTACATTACAAGTGAGGATGAAGTCTTATTTTATAGGCAACAAAATCTGGTAGTGTTATTGCCTCNNNNNNNNNNGTGGTTGGCTCTCAAGCGATGATGGCAAANNNNNTTCATCATTTCTCTTCAATCAATTAGGTAGTGGGNNNNNNNNNNNNGGGATCCATCCttgactttacaacactccccNttggagaccacaaatggtATGGAATATGCCTCNttaaaaaccttgccagtaaaaaaAACNNNNNNNNNNNNaaaaaactggtcgaagggaaaaagagtacataaccatgtgtaaNAtaaaaattctgtgtatattNNNNNNNNNNNNNNNNNNNNNNNttaaaaccttgccaggaaaaaccNNNNNNNNNNNNNNNNNNNNacgaaggaaaaagagtacagtgNNNNNNNNNNNNNNNNNNNNNNNNNNNNNNNNTgatgcttggcaaaatatctttNNNNNNNNNNNNNNNNNNNNNNNNNNNNNNNNNNNagttgacactgcttctgtgagtcaatcttgagcgACANNNNNNNNNNNNNNNNNNNNNaggaaaaacccagtgggataaaaaactggatgaaggaaaaagagtacagtgtgtgaaggtctttattaataccacgctccccctgatgaatatctccccctgaaaacttcatgactagctttttccagtaagcgaccatagagatttccagagtccgcatatctaataacacttgggctatttgtaagttcactaaaaaatatgcccgtatatggtgttatggtgagatagcatcaaatatgcctcacatcatcccaaaatgatggtgatggagttgagctctatctggaaaatacgatgtccggtccaatatacttccgaaaatccttaaagtgtccaacggataatcctcataaaaatgcttcaatactttcttagtataagcaagaatcttgttggcataatgctcgatctttaagtcgagacaaatatttcttgaactcttcagaagctttaatgtgttgcaaacacattataatcaatgtactcactgaggcaatttatgcacattagtattgagtacagattttgtgcttcaggcacatgtcctttagggacttgcttcatgcaatttcaatcctttcaaggattttgtttaaagggattaaactttatgacacattatatagctttaacccagctatttatacatctttagggaatcacttctggtgatatgctccgtgcatttaataacccttaaagataacatgttggtctccgtaaatgtgcaataagggggcacaattgaatctgtaaatatggagaaaacccaacattccttgtttctgccagaaacattgtgtcatacaaagtaggtatattcccttttattccgaacacccaagtataactttcaatattaacatcttttggggttcgtactgtgggtttgttctttcacgttcattctcatctataatggaattgcctcattccattttggccaatgatattgtcgacatttaataattgaacgtggttccaatcaacacagcccattgatgatttgagtagctactccaaaatcaaaatttgtcattcatcaattcatgatcccaccattctcatgtgcatgcgcatgcatcaattataagcatttcattgcttttgggtacccaagccacttcagggggcttttattatgtgagaatgtggattataacctccaatggagcgttattttacagtagggcgtggataatctccatttagggagttggaacatttagaacccatatatctgtcatgctgcaggcatgccacagattaatacatacatgtcaattaatttctgggactttaacccatacaatttgctacgcattaggcgtgcacaatatcaatattgacatgtcaaaggattgtcctttcgggacttcaatccatatcatttgctacgcaacaggcgtgcatcatattgatcactgctatacccatattatgttttatgggactttaatctgtgcagtgtattatcaatgtatccaacttgcaatctgtaaaatttgcgttaataattcatggatacatacaagccattcttttggaacggacttatctccccatttggttacctttcaagataaaatatcaaataagtatataagcataaaataacacaagtattgcttacatccttaggtgggagaaacttttctcaagtatcattcaagctcgtatcggcccagtaaatataatgtagcgcttgatgatctagttatatcctgcaagagcaaaaatcacaattcttctctctgtcaaaaacaaataaccctcagagttaggatcactgcatggattctttcttcggatgttcattctaaagaaataaaatcccttatgaacagagagttataaaaagaaagaaaaaatacaaaaattgtgatattgattgcaaggtaaggtaagcaatcaaggaaggaagctggtgggagcagacaacaagctctcatttctcctagtctagaaggacctcaggagattagagcataaggtcgccttcacagttccctgatgtagcggaaacgtgatcagggatagtctcgcttcctgaatggatgatcagagatagtcttgcttctcgggcatattgagtgctcactgataagaaaaacaagtagatatcgcatcactaggtatggagaaaactggatgtcttctgcaaagaa includes the following:
- the LOC117620621 gene encoding putative pentatricopeptide repeat-containing protein At1g09680 encodes the protein MAVFKIPRRSLCFLSSPHTHNCYYCLCFSTATTTAWYNQPPTPHNEDPKLSAISDAIKTTTQNSQPLDSSLRKLLPSLTARDVINLINLNPHSLSPLSLLSFFNWLSSHPTFRHNIQSYCTMAHFLCAHRMYLQAQSLLRIVVSRKGKETASSVFASILETRGTHQSNYVFDALMNAYVDCGFVSDACQCFRLLRKHNFRIPFHACGCLLDKMLKLNSPVVAWGFYLEILDSGFPPKVYNFNVLMHKLCKEGEIREAQLVFDEIGKRGLLPTVVSFNTLINGYCKSRNLEECFRLKRDMEESRTRPDVFTYSVLINGLCKELRLDDANLLFDEMCERGLVPNNVTYTTLIDGQCKNGRIDLAMEVYQKMLGIGIKPDVITYNTLINGLCKVGDLKEARKLIEEMNIAGLKPDTITYTTLIDGCCKEGDLQSALEIRKGMIKQGIELDNVAFTALISGLCREGKTLDAERTLREMLNSGMKPDDATYTMIIDGFCKKGDVKMGFKLLKEMQGDGYVPSVVTYNALMNGLCKLGQMKNANMLLDAMINLGVAPDDITYNILLEGHCKHGNPEDFDKLRSGKGLVLDYASYTSLVSEFNKSSKDRRKR